The window tttttttaatgagaatagGTCAAGCCATCAACACAAAGCTGTGGTTGTTTCCTTCACGCCATTTATCTCATTTCACGATCATCGCATATATCACTGATACATAATCAACAAAATCCATGCCCTGCTATTCTGTTCTCTTAACCTGGTAAGCCCTTGACGGATGAATGCAAATGTAGTTTCATATATCAAATGTGTGACTAAGATGTATCAACCAGGTGGGAAAATACTAACCGGAGCAAAACTTGGTTACTTCTGGCCAACTCAGCTTTCATATCCCACATGATGACTTCTCAACGATGAAAACTCCTCCTTTCAAACTTCTAGCTAAAAGTTTGCATAGTCATAATTGGTTCTACTGTTTTGACTAAAACCCTGATATTGTGCATGCATCACAATTGTATCGGCATAGGGCCTCCAAGTAGGCAATGCCATCACAGTTGAAGAGGAGTCTGTGTCATATCGAGAGGAATGGCATGGCACACTCCTTTAATGAGGTTCTATTTGTGATATGCATTGGGTAGTACATGCATAAGCCTGAAGAGTTGGGCCCATATCCACATTGATGTTTCCTCGTTTTCGATGTTTCCAAAAAGTTTTAGATCCGTGTAAGTTCATATTTCTGTTCACATCCAGTGATGCCAGGGCCTGCTGGTGATGATTTTTAAATGTTCTGCAATGTGTCTCTTCTACATCCATCAATACGCTTCCTCTTTTCTAGTTCAGTCATCTTTCTCATTTGAGATGGTCTTCTGTGATGGGCCCGTTTATGACACTTTGCATCTGTCAACATTGTCAATGACATGTGGCATAGATACTTTAGAAGAATGAAAATTCATTTACAAACTCTATGCATACCTCCACTTTCAGACCATGCCATCGCAGATTTCTTCATTGTTCTCATAAGTCTTGCCGCTGTACCTCGTTTGTGCTTTTCAGCAAGGACTTTCTGTCTTTCCGCTTCATTAATCCAACACTATATACCCATATGGACGAAGAAGAAATAAGAACGCCAACACATTAGAAAATCAATACTAGAGAAACTTCTTGTCTTATCATATGACCACCTACTTGTCTGAAAGTTCTCAATTTGTAGAGATTCCGGCCTTTCACAAGCAGAGGAGAAAGTGGAGGCAGTTTCTTAACTCCTTTACTCCACAGCACTTCAACCTTGTAagcaatcatcaataaaaaagataagtcACCAGAAACTAAACTAGACTTTGCAATGAAAACCAGTAAATAAAGAGTGGAAGGCAATTATCATGTGCCCACAAGGGTAGATCAATATTTGATAATCACAGCAGCTATGGACCCTAGGGTAGCCAGACAGAGGTCACGTGGCACCCAAATCAACTTAAGTTTTTCACCAGAGAACTTAGACTTACCGTAAATGTATGCTGTTGTTTGGCAGAACCATAGCTTTCCTTCACAACCCTGCCTGCTACAGTTCTCCTCCCGAGAATCTTCCCATGTCTTGTCACTTTGTTAAATCTATTTAACACCAAAACCTTGATCAACAAAGCAATAGAAAATTCACAATCCAAAATTAAACATCATAATGTAAGAGTATATGGCATTAAAGGAAATGGGACAACTGAGTACTTCGAATAAACTTTCTGCACAAACATGACAACATCTCCTTTACAGACATCACCTGATTCAAGTAACAAACTGCAAATTACCTCCACAGAAACAAAAGGTACATGCACaaacactacaaaaaaaaaaaacaaagattaccTCTACAATTTATTAAAAACGACGACCTTGGATAAAGTTCTTCTccattttcatcctttaacCTGAATACAAAATACACTATGGCATTATACCCAGTTAAACCCAACAAGGGCATTTTAGAGGTGGAGATGAGTTAATTACCTCCAATGCTCCTTGATTCTCTGAATACAGACCGCCTTGGTTCCAGCTAGCCTAAGTCCATAATGGCGTAAATAGGCTTTACAATGCTTTAAATATAAACCCTCTAATTCATTCCCTTCTGCaccatataaaaattacaaatttttttttaaaaaactcactAATCCACCACCAAAACAAACATCTTTTCACATTTCCATTTGAGTCTCATTCAATAGAGTTGGTGTAATTATCACTTGCAATTTTGATTCGTaactaaaatcaattgaaatccACCTTTAAGAAGAGAAATGACTCTTTCGCAGACTGACTCCTCCTCCTCGCCGCCGTCCTCCTCTTCGTCGCTGTAATTGCTTTCATCCCCACTGTAAATAATAAAGGAcaccaaaaaaaagaggaaattaatGAGAAATAGCGCCAATTATTTATAGATAGTAAATGAATAATCGATAGTGAAAATAGGACCTGATTTCTTCAACTTCATCATCATCGCTACTTTCTTCTGATGATGAACTGGAAGAGAGGCAAACGACACGGCGTTTGCGCTTCCTGTCGCTGTCAGACGCCATGTCTAAGAGAGAATTCTTTGCtgcaataaaatttgaattctgGGAATCCTcgggttttgaaaaaataaaaaacgacCGTCACGGAATTCAACGACACGTCACTCGAATGAACGGCCCAgcccattattattattttgacaatAATAAGGTGCGTGCAGTGgttgtctttttgtttttatttttattttttaaataaaaacagaaattttttttttttttagtttctcacccaaaaagaaaatcaaaatcaattattataatcACAAATTTTCTAAgccattttgtttggttttgaaaCATCTTAGCAAaggtttttaggttaaaaaaacacaataaacgaaattttcttcaatattttttcgtGTTTGatacagataaaaaaaaggagtaaaatattatcaaactaattttaagttttttttaattaataatcgAAATACTATTTTCTTAACCGATAATTAATATTAGCTTCTTTTCCGCAGTGATATATTTCTCAATGTCTTGCACATCCATCTCCCCCATGCTTTGTTGCTCGTGGAATTCAAGGCGGCGATTCCATGGATTTTAGCCTTCCATTAAACATCGGCGGTGGCATTTGCACAAATTAACTCTTTACTAGAAAGCATGAACGTAGAAATGATACAATTCAATCATGGACTGAGACTAGTCCAAAATGTACGAACATCAAGTATCTCCTAACAAATTCAAGAAATATTCACCTGCAACTAAATTCTTAACTACAGCTTTACAGTGGAGATTTTGAATGCGCATGCTACATTTGGCTAAACTAGCACAAGCATTCCATTCTAATAGTATACAAGGTTGTGCCGCAAAAATAAACTGGTCTAAACTTTAATCTCTCCCGTCCCATAAATTGGAGGGCAAATATACCTTTATATCCAGTTCTGGGATTGGTATTTTGGTGCCTCTCaccctttttccttttaattcgCTAGCTTCAGGGTACAGCCACCTCCCTCTTGGAGCATCTAAATCAGCTTCAAAACTTCTACTGAGCTTTGGCAAGAATCCTGCTAGATGCCCCACGCAACAATTTGACAAATCCAAGGAAACTCAACTTTCCATCGGTGTGCCGAATCCAATCATGTAGAACAGCATGAAGAGGAACAGAAGGGCCAAGGCCAAGTTCCTGAAAAATGAGATTGATTAGCCTCTGCTTTTCGACATGCCATATTCTGCTACAGTCACATTTAAGATGCAGAATTTGCGCAAGCAAATTAATGCTATCAAGTATATAACTAACAAGAAGCCTCTCTGCAAAGAGTTCCTTGTAGGGCTGGAGAATGAGAGACAGACATACCGATGCAAGCTCCTCGATGACAATGGCCCTGTTCCCATCCTTCTCAAACAGTTCATAGGCGCAACGGGCACGTTGCTCCCATCGTTCAAGGGCCTCTAGCTGATGGACACTTAATGCAGCCGCACAAAATTCCTCAAAATCCATCCTTCTGTATTGAAGTGCATTGAGCTGCAATAGACAAAAACATGCACCAGTTAGCAAGGAGGATTAGAAACCAAAAAAGACAATATAGGTGGAAACACCTACTGATGCTATAAAATCAGGAATGTGTGAGTCCTTCATTGCATCTGTACCATTTTTCATCAAGGCCtgacaattgaaaaaaaaaagtactagcATTACTAACAACAGAATGAGTCAACAAGAAACTGAAACCATGGCACTCAAAAAGCAACCAACCGCTTTGATATTTTCTAAGCTTATTGCATCATTCTTGTTTGGTTCTAAGAGCGCAAACTGCTCCTTCAAATAAAACAGCTCATCCACAGTCAACGTTTTAGATAGAGCCTGCCAAAATGCCAACAACAAAgttcaatataaaatcattaGGATATAGCCATCAAGGATCACGGCACACCAAAAAACTCTCgagtaatttgattaattatagcCCTGAAATTGCTTAATAATAACCAATTGCAAGAAATATTACATGATTGTTCAATGAcagcttgaaaaaataatttctaaactGAATTTATGGAGcccattaaaatcattaatcttGCCCATGCAAAGCTAAGCATATCTCAAGATTGACAGTCCTTTTAATTGAGAATAATGGTTTATTAATAGCAAAATCGAGATGTATCAAACAAACTTCTGGCaggcactctctctctctctctctctctctctagcaatgtatacattttcaaattaaaatatgatataaaaatggTAGCATAAATTATCAAGTGATGATGATATTGCCTGCATTAACCCACAGTGACACCTTCCCAGCCACTCAACATAAGTAGATGGAagcagcataaaaaaatatgatgagaTATTATATGTGGAGCTTTAAATGAAAAGTTAGGATTCACATTCAAGAAGACAGCATTAAAGCACATTGCAAAATAATCCCATATATAAATAGCATTACAAACCTTTAAAGCAGCTTTTCGAAGAGATGTCGAGCGCATATAAGCCTTCATGAGTTTGAAAATGTGTAAATCCAGAGGCACTTTAAGatcattagaatttttaatCCAGGGATGACCTGCAGCAAGAAATAGTAAATATCAATTCAGATTCCAGCAAAGACAACATGGAATATTTTAACAACAGTCAAGGCATTTACTTAGTGCTTGGGCAGCAGTCAATCTTTTTCGTGGGTCTTTATTTAACAGTTGTTTGACAAAGTCCTTTGCCTCGGGAGAAAGAGAAGGCCAAGGTGTCTCGTCAAAACTTGGATCAGCTTTTAGAACAGCGCGGAAGATCCCAGACTCAGTCCTGGCCCAAAATGGCCGGCTTCCACACAACAAAATATATGCAATCACACCAATACTCCAGACATCAGCCTCTGTACCATAAGATCTATGTAGAACTTCTGGTGCTACATAGTACGCACTACCAACAATGTCGTTCAACCTTTCATctgcaaataaaaatttatttcagaaACCATCAGTGAATTCATGGAGTTATTGAAAACAAAGCAGCCAACTACATCTCAGAATAAAGAGCAAGTACAAACCTGGCTTTACAAAATCTGACAAACCAAAATCTATGGCCTTCAACTGGGAGTTTTCATCCTTTGATGTGAACAAGAAATTCTGATCCAGCAATCAGCTACACTTAGGTAAGaatacaagaaaaacaacatGCAAATATGCATGCAGTGATAAAATAGGCAGACAATTTACCACCCAAATGTGATGAACCGTAAATTAGCAAAAAATGAGAACACAAATTGGGTCTGTTTCTCATTCTTCTTgcagggtttttatttttctcagttttttcaattcaaattccaGGAAATCCTCTAAAATGGCGCATCTTAATAAAAAGGGAATGCTAGTTATCACACTCACTACCCTCATCTTAATTACTTTCATCAAGTTGCATTCAGGTTAAATTAAAACCTTGATGCATGTGAAACCAAACATGAAGAAGTTTGATGCctagaaaattacaaaaaaactcTCCCAAAAGATGCACAGTTATCTTCCACTCGTagctcaaaaaaacaaaagaagcacAACTAGGACTCTCTACTGGTCTGAAGTTATCTCATATACAGCATTGTAAGGCTATAGCAGAgtgattaaaaaatgataaaaaatgaaacatTGGTCTTTATTATGCAAGCAGGTTCAGGTGCTCGAGTTCATACTCTGCCTCAAATAGTGCTATCGATCCTAACTAAAAGCCAATGGAAGAgcaatttaaagaataaaaagggaATAGTCTTTCAAAATTCCAAGCAATGAGGCCGCCCAAGGTAACAACAATCCCCATATGAATACAACTCTCAACAGAAGTCGCAGGGAAGAATTCTAATTGG is drawn from Populus nigra chromosome 5, ddPopNigr1.1, whole genome shotgun sequence and contains these coding sequences:
- the LOC133695295 gene encoding LOW QUALITY PROTEIN: uncharacterized protein LOC133695295 (The sequence of the model RefSeq protein was modified relative to this genomic sequence to represent the inferred CDS: inserted 2 bases in 1 codon; substituted 1 base at 1 genomic stop codon), with translation MASDSDRKRKRRVVCLSSSSSSEESSDDDEVEEISGDESNYSDEEEDGGEEEESVCERVISLLKEGNELEGLYLKHCKAYLRHYGLRLAGTKAVCIQRIKEHWRLKDENGEELYPRSSFLINCRGDVCKGDVVMFVQKVYSKFNKVTRHGKILGRRTVAGRVVKESYGSAKQQHTFTVEVLWSKGVKKLPPLSPLLVKGRNLYKLRTFRQCWINEAERQKVLAEKHKRGTAARLMRTMKKSAMAWSESGDAKCHKRAHHRRPSQMRKMTELEKRKRIDGCRRDTLQXTFKNHHQQALASLDVNRNMNLHGSKTFWKHRKRGNINVDMGPTLQAYACTTQCISQIEPHXRSVPCHSSRYDTDSSSTVMALPTWRPYADTIVMHAQYQGFSQNSRTNYDYANF
- the LOC133695294 gene encoding CDPK-related kinase 5-like, translating into MGICTSKPSPNSTLFSPVAIQAKDNSIPTNDTAKPDPATATLNDHTNKTTVEPVKKSPLFPFYSPSPAHRFFSKKSSPARSPARNAASANTTPKRFFKRPFPPPSPAKHIRAVLARRHGSVKPNEAAIPEGSETGGEGLDKSFGFSKHLGNKYELGDEVGRGHFGYTCQAKFKKGELKGQQVAVKVIPKAKMTTAIAIEDVRREVKILRALTGHNNLVHFYDAYEDHDNVYIVMELCEGGELLDRILARGGKYSEDDAKAVMIQILNVVAFCHLQGVVHRDLKPENFLFTSKDENSQLKAIDFGLSDFVKPDERLNDIVGSAYYVAPEVLHRSYGTEADVWSIGVIAYILLCGSRPFWARTESGIFRAVLKADPSFDETPWPSLSPEAKDFVKQLLNKDPRKRLTAAQALSHPWIKNSNDLKVPLDLHIFKLMKAYMRSTSLRKAALKALSKTLTVDELFYLKEQFALLEPNKNDAISLENIKAALMKNGTDAMKDSHIPDFIASLNALQYRRMDFEEFCAAALSVHQLEALERWEQRARCAYELFEKDGNRAIVIEELASELGLGPSVPLHAVLHDWIRHTDGKLSFLGFVKLLRGASSRILAKAQ